In a single window of the Immundisolibacter sp. genome:
- the secE gene encoding preprotein translocase subunit SecE, which translates to MAVNAPVARQDFADRLKLILAAGLLAAGIVGFYLLADQAQVLRVLAVLAGVASALLVAASSGPGGRLWGFFKESRAELRRVVWPTRRETGQTTAVVFVAAVVVGIMLWLFDWVISLAIGAFMGLGG; encoded by the coding sequence ATGGCAGTTAATGCGCCGGTGGCGAGACAGGATTTTGCTGATCGACTCAAGTTGATCCTGGCGGCCGGCTTGTTGGCGGCCGGCATTGTGGGTTTTTACCTGCTGGCCGATCAGGCGCAGGTGCTGCGGGTATTGGCGGTTCTGGCCGGCGTTGCGTCGGCGTTACTGGTCGCCGCCAGCAGCGGGCCGGGCGGGCGCCTGTGGGGTTTTTTCAAGGAGTCCCGTGCGGAGCTGCGGCGTGTGGTGTGGCCAACACGACGCGAGACGGGGCAAACCACGGCTGTGGTGTTCGTCGCGGCGGTCGTCGTTGGGATCATGCTGTGGCTGTTTGATTGGGTAATCAGTCT